A single Leishmania major strain Friedlin complete genome, chromosome 24 DNA region contains:
- a CDS encoding putative protein kinase, which translates to MDEVSVLNYLGPHPQIVRFLGSYTTSKNTSFFTMELMDSDVGRELREGNATLHEEGVCAAVAYSVLLALEQMHSHAVAHRDVKPGNILLKRLSEPEEWACIYLPRDDISARLLPKSSIVSAFDPTLCTSKEASSREVVPGIRSRDDSASYAKAALGDFSAAHSTHCADDVAFFDTRGTLHYRSPEQLMGKRSVVSENFAAVDLWGLGCTLYEMVTGTRPFPGSSELQVLMSILDALGSDIQSFPVATKHATLFDKIPASPAFVDLLQRLLCLDPTRRCTAKEALHHSFLASIRDSALRCAEAEREISTDRLPYVIGIPLTLKYASFTHIPELRFSRISRTPLKATASAPSRLSAPQQPPGSGCPAPPPVSDTEIAALTVVAEGEAAAQTRSKHRDVNHWSDGATTTQWGREGDCENEEEKETPSKKLLQQHCSDTTGTSFLSESSYLHWSEIRPAARPSAPPLPKPLQHKENRVQCSSGCSAVAFLGNAAVGSTPSPSTSANDPPPQQQPQSLSGSMQRTVDIASRNTVSRALNISDSSVKGVRTERSASHVDFDLSPVPATQLFSTDTDTSACLAPHPATAFLPRRAQPVLQLASGSTFTASNLRANSSFERENLMVGRCGGNGASTSAAVGVAGPPGAIHAGHCSTPRQHHGQRPTAFSGRALRFSEETDPFARRSWGSSAGQQSCLNSLLTSPAPVGQRAVEECSPQPSPIRPIGVATRSPSGLPVAADCSGLFLDDSGGGLGWIGMPPTTPAVQESMGAGAGACEAVAALMPTLARDISRGSEAGAAVAPMLYPVRLQPSWNASNTTATGIVQPPNSPCVRRCVHLLEPTPGGCSRSRTCSAVALTTDVTTAAVAERPDASCSSQRQQPATSPASTGGRDAPSSRIMPLPIPLSVATVCQSATQSLCAPTPRSRTPTSRTLHETPRTQRFSCPTSALRTGHAGHKNGNQRGSLQSQGALTSCVHGGDDILSAAPFLCNQDANASVTHLVHNVCASVGLTGSGGDAAPTLRCAAASPLGSLVACTHSSQLHCTPSSSDPAPEIAVPINCDGCNHPEVANEASPTPDVTVVRAPGAVPFMGGPHTPLPVHSSASPLSQPCDAPLLQLNSASLDSHRRSGKGHESDRIETPQSKRRESMKRMREEAMNSEDTAAVRQSARVV; encoded by the coding sequence ATGGACGAGGTATCAGTCTTGAATTACCTTGGACCTCATCCACAGATTGTTCGGTTTCTCGGCAGCTACACAACGTCGAAGAACACAAGCTTCTTTACCATGGAGTTGATGGACAGCGACGTTGGACGGGAGCTGAGGGAAGGCAACGCAACTctgcacgaggagggcgtgtgcgctgccgttgcgtATTCTGTCTTGCTCGCGCTAGAACAGATGCACTCTCACGCTGTAGCGCACCGAGACGTCAAGCCTGGCAATATTTTGCTGAAGCGTCTCTCAGAACCAGAAGAATGGGCATGCATTTACCTTCCAAGGGATGACATCAGTGCACGTCTACTGCCAAAATCGTCGATCGTGTCGGCTTTCGATCCGACACTTTGCACGAGTAAGGAAGCATCTAGTCGTGAAGTTGTGCCGGGCATCCGAAGTAGAGATGACAGTGCATCGTATGCCAAAGCTGCACTGGGGGATTTCAGTGCGGCTCATAGTACTCATTgcgccgacgacgtggcCTTTTTCGACACTCGTGGAACGCTTCACTACAGATCCCCCGAGCAACTCATGGGCAAGCGCAGTGTCGTCTCCGAGAACTTTGCTGCTGTGGACCTGTGGGGGCTAGGCTGCACCCTCTACGAGATGGTCACCGGCACGCGACCTTTCCCGGGCAGCAGTGAACTGCAGGTGCTCATGAGCATTTTAGATGCCTTGGGGAGTGATATTCAGTCGTTCCCTGTGGCGACCAAACACGCCACACTCTTCGACAAAATTCCCGCGTCGCCTGCATTTGTGGATTTgttgcagcgcctcctctgtCTCGATCCGACGCGGCGCTGTACAGCGAAGGAGGCCCTGCACCACTCGTTTTTAGCCTCCATTCGCGACAGCGCCTTGCGCTGTGCCGAGGCCGAGCGCGAAATCTCGACCGATCGTCTGCCGTATGTGATCGGGATCCCATTGACGCTCAAGTACGCATCGTTCACACACATTCCCGAACTTCGCTTTAGTCGCATTTCTCGGACCCCGTTGAAGGCAACGGCGTCAGCTCCTTCAAGACTAAGCGCGCCTCAGCAACCTCCTGGGAGCGGCTgccctgcgcctccacctgTTTCAGACACTGAAATCGCTGCCCTCACCGTTGTAGCCGAGGGCGAGGCCGCTGCCCAAACAAGATCCAAGCATCGAGATGTGAATCACTGGAGCGATGGAGCCACCACTACACAATGGGGGCGTGAAGGAGATTGCGAGAATGAAGAAGAAAAGGAGACACCGTCgaagaagctgctgcagcagcattGCTCCGACACCACCGGGACTTCTTTCCTGAGCGAGAGTTCGTACCTGCACTGGAGCGAAATTCGCCCCGCCGCGCGGCCCTctgcacctccgctgccgaAGCCGCTTCAGCACAAGGAAAATAGAGTACAGTGTAGCAGCGGTTGCAGCGCAGTGGCGTTCCTTGGCAACGCCGCCGTTGGCAGCACGCCATCCCCGTCCACGAGTGCTAATgacccgccgccgcagcagcagccacaatCCCTTTCGGGGTCGATGCAGCGAACTGTCGACATTGCAAGCCGGAACACCGTCTCGCGCGCCCTCAACATTAGTGACTCAAGCGTGAAAGGTGTTCGAACCGAACGCAGTGCTTCGCACGTCGACTTTGACCTCAGCCCCGTCCCAGCTACTCAGCTTTTCAgcacggacacggacacaAGTGCGTGCTTGGCGCCGCACCCGGCTACCGCTTtcctgccgcgccgcgcgcagcccGTTCTGCAGCTGGCAAGCGGCAGCACTTTTACGGCAAGCAACCTGCGAGCCAACTCGTCCTTCGAGCGCGAGAACCTTATGGTAggccggtgcggcggcaacggagCATCGACGTCGGCCGCTGTGGGCGTTGCCGGCCCACCGGGTGCCATCCATGCAGGACACTGCAGCACTCcgcgccagcaccacggACAGCGCCCAACTGCCTTCTCGGGCCGCGCGCTTCGCTTTTCAGAAGAGACGGACCCCTTTGCCCGCCGTAGCTGGGGCTCTAGCGCCGGTCAGCAGAGCTGCCTGAACTCACTCTTGACGTCCCCGGCTCCTGTGGGGCAGCGGGCGGTCGAAGAATGCTCACCACAGCCGTCGCCGATTCGCCCCATCGGCGTTGCCACAAGGTCCCCGTCGGGGTTGCCTGTTGCGGCAGACTGCAGCGGCTTGTTTTTGGACGACTCCGGCGGAGGTCTGGGGTGGATCGGGATGCCACCTACGACCCCGGCAGTGCAGGAGAGCatgggcgccggcgccggcgcctgtgaagcggtggcggcgctgatgcCGACACTGGCGCGTGATATAAGCAGAGGCTCAGAAGCAggtgcagcggtggcaccaATGCTTTACCCGGTACGCCTCCAGCCGTCGTGGAATGCGAGTAACACCACGGCGACCGGGATTGTGCAGCCTCCAAACTCGCCGTGTGTACGCCGGTGTGTGCACCTCCTCGAGCCAACACCTGGCGGTTGCTCGCGCAGCCGTACCTGCTCCGCTGTCGCGCTGACAACAGATGTGACTACTGCCGCTGTAGCTGAGCGACCAGATGCATCGTGCAgcagccagcggcagcagccagctACGAGCCCCGCTTCCACTGGCGGCAGAGACGCGCCGAGCTCGCGTATTATGCCGCTGCCGATTCCGCTCTCGGTGGCCACCGTCTGTCAGTCGGCAACGCAGTCGCTCTGCGCACCGACGCCACGATCACGCACACCGACCAGCCGCACGCTCCATGAGacgccacgcacgcagcgcttCTCTTGCCCTACGTCTGCGCTGCGGACAGGGCACGCTGGTCATAAGAACGGTAACCAGCGGGGTAGCTTGCAGTCACAGGGTGCCCTCACGTCTTGTGTGCACGGTGGCGACGATATTCTCAGCGCCGCTCCGTTTTTGTGCAATCAGGATGCTAATGCGTCCGTGACTCACCTGGTGCACAATGTCTGCGCTAGCGTTGGCTTGACAGGATCTGGTGGTGACGCCGCACCGACTTtgcgctgcgcggccgcgtcgccgctgggCTCGCTGGTTGCGTGTACTCACTCTTCCCAGCTTCACTGCACCCCGTCGTCAAGTGACCCTGCACCGGAGATCGCTGTGCCGATCAACTGTGACGGCTGCAACCACCCCGAAGTGGCGAACGAGGCCTCCCCAACGCCTGATGTCACGGTCGTGCGTGCACCGGGGGCGGTGCCTTTCATGGGGGGCCCACATACACCGCTGCCCGTGCATAGCTCCGCATCGCCTCTCTCGCAACCTTGCGATGCTCCCTTGCTCCAGTTGAACTCTGCCAGCCTCGACAGCCACCGCCGGTCAGGGAAGGGCCACGAGAGTGACCGCATTGAGACGCCGCAAAGCAAGCGGCGTGAGTCCATGAAGCGAATGCGTGAGGAGGCTATGAACAGCGAAGACACAGCCGCGGTGCGGCAGAGCGCACGGGTTGTGTGA